The following proteins are co-located in the Megalobrama amblycephala isolate DHTTF-2021 linkage group LG12, ASM1881202v1, whole genome shotgun sequence genome:
- the LOC125279739 gene encoding CMRF35-like molecule 5 isoform X2 encodes MLCYVVVYYKEDVLLEEDDNKLRRMKTHLKILSLFIVFSGVLMKSGDVFEGTVGEKVEIKCPYPDDYKFTPKYLCRHPCGSEHVLIKSAKIDQVDQNGRYSLINTVSGRFFTVTIKDLRLKDSGVYYCGLDQWFRDTLKKVNLSVRQAPVNRPSHTPENTIITTTAFTWTTTLTSAVVTSNNSTSYEQFSSTVRLNESKNGEFVFSVTVVCAGVLVLLVFVALVFLYRKRSDSKSRCLNHPVPENSVQTVDDVFHIYDEMLNEYSLDASSSVIYSTVQQCNPAPQDDFYSLITHH; translated from the exons atgttgtgttatgttgtaGTTTATTATAAAGAGGATGTCTTGCTTGAAGAGGATGATAACAAGTTAAGGAGAATGAAAACCCATCTAAAGATTCTGTCTCTTTTCATAg TTTTCAGTGGTGTGTTGATGAAGTCTGGAGATGTTTTTGAGGGAACAGTGGGTGAAAAGGTGGAGATCAAATGTCCATATCCAGATGATTACAAATTTACACCCAAGTACCTTTGCCGTCATCCCTGTGGATCAGAGCATGTTTTGATTAAAAGTGCAAAGATTGATCAGGTCGATCAGAATGGAAGATACTCTTTGATTAATACTGTGAGTGGAAGGTTCTTTACTGTAACCATCAAAGATCTCAGACTCAAAGACTCTGGTGTTTATTACTGTGGACTTGATCAATGGTTCCGTGACACATTGAAAAAAGTTAATCTCTCTGTCCGTCAAG cTCCAGTGAACAGACCTTCACACACCCCTGAAAACACAATTATAACTACAACTGCATTTACATGGACAACAACGCTCACCTCCGCAGTAGTTACATCCA ATAACTCTACTTCATATGAGCAGTTCTCATCAACCGTCCGGTTAAATGAATCAAAAAATGGAGAAtttgttt TCAGCGTGACTGTGGTGTGTGCAGGTGTTCTGGTGCTGCTGGTGTTTGTGGCTTTAGTGTTTCTCTACAGGAAAAGATCAGATTCAAAGTCCAGAT GTTTGAACCATCCTGTCCCTGAAAATTCAGTTCAG ACTGTAGATGATGTCTTTCACATCTACGATGAAATGTTGAACGAGTACAGCCTGGATGCCAGTTCTTCTGTAATATATTCCACCGTGCAGCAATGTAATCCTGCACCTCAGGATGATTTTTATTCACTCATCACACACCACTGA
- the LOC125279739 gene encoding CMRF35-like molecule 5 isoform X3 codes for MLCYVVVYYKEDVLLEEDDNKLRRMKTHLKILSLFIVFSGVLMKSGDVFEGTVGEKVEIKCPYPDDYKFTPKYLCRHPCGSEHVLIKSAKIDQVDQNGRYSLINTVSGRFFTVTIKDLRLKDSGVYYCGLDQWFRDTLKKVNLSVRQAAPVNRPSHTPENTIITTTAFTWTTTLTSAVVTSNNSTSYEQFSSTVRLNESKNGEFVCVLVLLVFVALVFLYRKRSDSKSRCLNHPVPENSVQTVDDVFHIYDEMLNEYSLDASSSVIYSTVQQCNPAPQDDFYSLITHH; via the exons atgttgtgttatgttgtaGTTTATTATAAAGAGGATGTCTTGCTTGAAGAGGATGATAACAAGTTAAGGAGAATGAAAACCCATCTAAAGATTCTGTCTCTTTTCATAg TTTTCAGTGGTGTGTTGATGAAGTCTGGAGATGTTTTTGAGGGAACAGTGGGTGAAAAGGTGGAGATCAAATGTCCATATCCAGATGATTACAAATTTACACCCAAGTACCTTTGCCGTCATCCCTGTGGATCAGAGCATGTTTTGATTAAAAGTGCAAAGATTGATCAGGTCGATCAGAATGGAAGATACTCTTTGATTAATACTGTGAGTGGAAGGTTCTTTACTGTAACCATCAAAGATCTCAGACTCAAAGACTCTGGTGTTTATTACTGTGGACTTGATCAATGGTTCCGTGACACATTGAAAAAAGTTAATCTCTCTGTCCGTCAAG cagcTCCAGTGAACAGACCTTCACACACCCCTGAAAACACAATTATAACTACAACTGCATTTACATGGACAACAACGCTCACCTCCGCAGTAGTTACATCCA ATAACTCTACTTCATATGAGCAGTTCTCATCAACCGTCCGGTTAAATGAATCAAAAAATGGAGAAtttgttt GTGTTCTGGTGCTGCTGGTGTTTGTGGCTTTAGTGTTTCTCTACAGGAAAAGATCAGATTCAAAGTCCAGAT GTTTGAACCATCCTGTCCCTGAAAATTCAGTTCAG ACTGTAGATGATGTCTTTCACATCTACGATGAAATGTTGAACGAGTACAGCCTGGATGCCAGTTCTTCTGTAATATATTCCACCGTGCAGCAATGTAATCCTGCACCTCAGGATGATTTTTATTCACTCATCACACACCACTGA
- the LOC125279739 gene encoding CMRF35-like molecule 5 isoform X1, which produces MLCYVVVYYKEDVLLEEDDNKLRRMKTHLKILSLFIVFSGVLMKSGDVFEGTVGEKVEIKCPYPDDYKFTPKYLCRHPCGSEHVLIKSAKIDQVDQNGRYSLINTVSGRFFTVTIKDLRLKDSGVYYCGLDQWFRDTLKKVNLSVRQAAPVNRPSHTPENTIITTTAFTWTTTLTSAVVTSNNSTSYEQFSSTVRLNESKNGEFVFSVTVVCAGVLVLLVFVALVFLYRKRSDSKSRCLNHPVPENSVQTVDDVFHIYDEMLNEYSLDASSSVIYSTVQQCNPAPQDDFYSLITHH; this is translated from the exons atgttgtgttatgttgtaGTTTATTATAAAGAGGATGTCTTGCTTGAAGAGGATGATAACAAGTTAAGGAGAATGAAAACCCATCTAAAGATTCTGTCTCTTTTCATAg TTTTCAGTGGTGTGTTGATGAAGTCTGGAGATGTTTTTGAGGGAACAGTGGGTGAAAAGGTGGAGATCAAATGTCCATATCCAGATGATTACAAATTTACACCCAAGTACCTTTGCCGTCATCCCTGTGGATCAGAGCATGTTTTGATTAAAAGTGCAAAGATTGATCAGGTCGATCAGAATGGAAGATACTCTTTGATTAATACTGTGAGTGGAAGGTTCTTTACTGTAACCATCAAAGATCTCAGACTCAAAGACTCTGGTGTTTATTACTGTGGACTTGATCAATGGTTCCGTGACACATTGAAAAAAGTTAATCTCTCTGTCCGTCAAG cagcTCCAGTGAACAGACCTTCACACACCCCTGAAAACACAATTATAACTACAACTGCATTTACATGGACAACAACGCTCACCTCCGCAGTAGTTACATCCA ATAACTCTACTTCATATGAGCAGTTCTCATCAACCGTCCGGTTAAATGAATCAAAAAATGGAGAAtttgttt TCAGCGTGACTGTGGTGTGTGCAGGTGTTCTGGTGCTGCTGGTGTTTGTGGCTTTAGTGTTTCTCTACAGGAAAAGATCAGATTCAAAGTCCAGAT GTTTGAACCATCCTGTCCCTGAAAATTCAGTTCAG ACTGTAGATGATGTCTTTCACATCTACGATGAAATGTTGAACGAGTACAGCCTGGATGCCAGTTCTTCTGTAATATATTCCACCGTGCAGCAATGTAATCCTGCACCTCAGGATGATTTTTATTCACTCATCACACACCACTGA
- the LOC125279744 gene encoding CMRF35-like molecule 5 isoform X1, translated as MIWKMKTLMKILCLFVVFSGVLMKSGDVFEGTVGEKVEIKCPYPDDYKYTPKYLCRHPCRSEHVLIKSAKIDQVDQNGRYSLINTVSGRFFTVTIKDLRLKDSGVYYCGLDKWFRDTLKKVHLSVRQAAPVDRPSHTPENTIITTTASTWTITLTSADIFHSYEVLPTVLSSGSTPLINRSDVTAVCAGVLSLLVFSILVPLLFIYRKRSDSKFRCKITHTLRLQLQQFQDPAEFKQTVGDVCHPCEETKVVYILDDPPKGDSSSFRPTSYSSVHYCDHMTQEQGHS; from the exons ATGATATGGAAAATGAAAACTCTTATGAAGATTCTGTGTCTTTTCGTAG ttttcagtggtgtattgATGAAGTCTGGAGATGTTTTTGAGGGAACAGTGGGTGAAAAGGTGGAGATCAAATGTCCATATCCAGATGATTACAAATATACACCCAAGTACCTTTGCCGTCATCCATGTAGATCAGAGCATGTTTTGATTAAAAGTGCAAAGATTGATCAGGTCGATCAGAATGGAAGATACTCTTTGATTAATACTGTGAGTGGAAGGTTCTTTACTGTAACCATCAAAGATCTCAGACTCAAAGACTCTGGTGTTTATTACTGTGGACTTGATAAATGGTTCCGTGACACATTGAAAAAAGTTCATCTCTCTGTCCGTCAAG cagcTCCAGTGGATAGACCTTCACACACCCCTGAAAACACAATTATAACTACAACTGCATCTACATGGACAATAACACTCACCTCTGCAG ATATTTTTCACTCATATGAAGTGTTACCAACAGTCCTATCGTCAGGTTCCACTCCTTTAATCAACAGATCTG ATGTGACTGCGGTTTGTGCAGGTGTTTTGTCACTCCTCGTTTTCTCGATTCTTGTGCCTTTACTGTTTATCTACAGGAAAAGATCAGATTCAAAGTTTAGATGTAAGATCACACACACTTTAAGACTTCAACTGCaacaat TTCAAGATCCAGCAGAATTCAAACAG ACTGTGGGCGATGTCTGTCACCCCTGTGAAGAAACGAAAGTAGTGTATATTTTGGATGATCCACCTAAAGGAGACAGTTCTTCATTTAGGCCTACTTCATATTCATCTGTACATTACTGTGATCACATGACTCAAGAACAGGGTCATTCTTAA
- the LOC125279744 gene encoding CMRF35-like molecule 5 isoform X3, whose amino-acid sequence MIWKMKTLMKILCLFVVFSGVLMKSGDVFEGTVGEKVEIKCPYPDDYKYTPKYLCRHPCRSEHVLIKSAKIDQVDQNGRYSLINTVSGRFFTVTIKDLRLKDSGVYYCGLDKWFRDTLKKVHLSVRQAAPVDRPSHTPENTIITTTASTWTITLTSADIFHSYEVLPTVLSSGSTPLINRSDVTAVCAGVLSLLVFSILVPLLFIYRKRSDSKFRFQDPAEFKQTVGDVCHPCEETKVVYILDDPPKGDSSSFRPTSYSSVHYCDHMTQEQGHS is encoded by the exons ATGATATGGAAAATGAAAACTCTTATGAAGATTCTGTGTCTTTTCGTAG ttttcagtggtgtattgATGAAGTCTGGAGATGTTTTTGAGGGAACAGTGGGTGAAAAGGTGGAGATCAAATGTCCATATCCAGATGATTACAAATATACACCCAAGTACCTTTGCCGTCATCCATGTAGATCAGAGCATGTTTTGATTAAAAGTGCAAAGATTGATCAGGTCGATCAGAATGGAAGATACTCTTTGATTAATACTGTGAGTGGAAGGTTCTTTACTGTAACCATCAAAGATCTCAGACTCAAAGACTCTGGTGTTTATTACTGTGGACTTGATAAATGGTTCCGTGACACATTGAAAAAAGTTCATCTCTCTGTCCGTCAAG cagcTCCAGTGGATAGACCTTCACACACCCCTGAAAACACAATTATAACTACAACTGCATCTACATGGACAATAACACTCACCTCTGCAG ATATTTTTCACTCATATGAAGTGTTACCAACAGTCCTATCGTCAGGTTCCACTCCTTTAATCAACAGATCTG ATGTGACTGCGGTTTGTGCAGGTGTTTTGTCACTCCTCGTTTTCTCGATTCTTGTGCCTTTACTGTTTATCTACAGGAAAAGATCAGATTCAAAGTTTAGAT TTCAAGATCCAGCAGAATTCAAACAG ACTGTGGGCGATGTCTGTCACCCCTGTGAAGAAACGAAAGTAGTGTATATTTTGGATGATCCACCTAAAGGAGACAGTTCTTCATTTAGGCCTACTTCATATTCATCTGTACATTACTGTGATCACATGACTCAAGAACAGGGTCATTCTTAA
- the LOC125279744 gene encoding CMRF35-like molecule 5 isoform X2: MIWKMKTLMKILCLFVVFSGVLMKSGDVFEGTVGEKVEIKCPYPDDYKYTPKYLCRHPCRSEHVLIKSAKIDQVDQNGRYSLINTVSGRFFTVTIKDLRLKDSGVYYCGLDKWFRDTLKKVHLSVRQAPVDRPSHTPENTIITTTASTWTITLTSADIFHSYEVLPTVLSSGSTPLINRSDVTAVCAGVLSLLVFSILVPLLFIYRKRSDSKFRCKITHTLRLQLQQFQDPAEFKQTVGDVCHPCEETKVVYILDDPPKGDSSSFRPTSYSSVHYCDHMTQEQGHS, translated from the exons ATGATATGGAAAATGAAAACTCTTATGAAGATTCTGTGTCTTTTCGTAG ttttcagtggtgtattgATGAAGTCTGGAGATGTTTTTGAGGGAACAGTGGGTGAAAAGGTGGAGATCAAATGTCCATATCCAGATGATTACAAATATACACCCAAGTACCTTTGCCGTCATCCATGTAGATCAGAGCATGTTTTGATTAAAAGTGCAAAGATTGATCAGGTCGATCAGAATGGAAGATACTCTTTGATTAATACTGTGAGTGGAAGGTTCTTTACTGTAACCATCAAAGATCTCAGACTCAAAGACTCTGGTGTTTATTACTGTGGACTTGATAAATGGTTCCGTGACACATTGAAAAAAGTTCATCTCTCTGTCCGTCAAG cTCCAGTGGATAGACCTTCACACACCCCTGAAAACACAATTATAACTACAACTGCATCTACATGGACAATAACACTCACCTCTGCAG ATATTTTTCACTCATATGAAGTGTTACCAACAGTCCTATCGTCAGGTTCCACTCCTTTAATCAACAGATCTG ATGTGACTGCGGTTTGTGCAGGTGTTTTGTCACTCCTCGTTTTCTCGATTCTTGTGCCTTTACTGTTTATCTACAGGAAAAGATCAGATTCAAAGTTTAGATGTAAGATCACACACACTTTAAGACTTCAACTGCaacaat TTCAAGATCCAGCAGAATTCAAACAG ACTGTGGGCGATGTCTGTCACCCCTGTGAAGAAACGAAAGTAGTGTATATTTTGGATGATCCACCTAAAGGAGACAGTTCTTCATTTAGGCCTACTTCATATTCATCTGTACATTACTGTGATCACATGACTCAAGAACAGGGTCATTCTTAA